In Anaeromicrobium sediminis, the following are encoded in one genomic region:
- a CDS encoding DUF1385 domain-containing protein: protein MDFEKIFLKQARPTSIGGQAIIEGVMMRGPEDIAIAVRKPDSEIEVKKEKVSPLFKSKIAKTPLIRGVFALIDSMVVGVRALTYSAEFYEEEEDYKKSKFELWIENKFGDKTGDILIYMSVFFALVMGVGLFIITPTLLTQFVKKFTTSNLALNLAEGFVRIFMFVAYIVLISRMKDIQRVFQYHGAEHKTIHCYESGQPLTVENVKKFTTLHPRCGTSFLMIVMIISLILFSTIGWPSVMMRVLSRFVLIPVVGGISYEIIKWAGKRRSKFICMISYPGLLMQKLTTKEPDDKQIEVAIKALESVIVKDEEMDLW, encoded by the coding sequence ATATTGCCATAGCCGTAAGAAAGCCTGATTCTGAAATAGAAGTAAAAAAAGAAAAAGTAAGTCCTCTTTTTAAAAGTAAAATAGCAAAAACGCCATTAATAAGAGGTGTCTTTGCCCTTATTGATTCCATGGTAGTGGGAGTTCGTGCTCTTACTTATTCAGCAGAATTTTATGAGGAAGAAGAAGATTATAAGAAAAGTAAGTTTGAACTTTGGATAGAAAATAAATTTGGAGATAAAACTGGAGATATACTAATATACATGTCCGTGTTCTTTGCCCTTGTAATGGGTGTGGGACTTTTTATCATAACTCCCACATTACTTACACAATTTGTAAAGAAATTTACCACTAGTAACTTAGCTTTAAATTTAGCAGAAGGTTTTGTAAGAATATTCATGTTTGTAGCATATATAGTTTTAATATCTAGAATGAAGGATATACAAAGGGTATTTCAATATCATGGTGCAGAGCATAAAACTATCCACTGCTATGAAAGCGGGCAACCATTAACAGTGGAAAATGTAAAGAAATTCACAACCCTACATCCTAGATGTGGAACTAGTTTTTTAATGATAGTTATGATCATAAGTTTAATATTATTCTCAACTATAGGTTGGCCTAGTGTAATGATGAGAGTCCTATCTAGATTTGTATTAATTCCTGTAGTAGGAGGCATATCCTATGAAATTATAAAATGGGCAGGAAAGAGAAGATCTAAGTTCATTTGTATGATAAGTTACCCAGGACTTTTAATGCAAAAGCTAACTACTAAAGAACCGGATGATAAACAAATAGAAGTGGCCATAAAGGCACTTGAGAGTGTTATAGTGAAAGACGAGGAGATGGACTTGTGGTAA
- a CDS encoding cation:proton antiporter: MELAPKLEYLLHIGIILLGAQIGGIISRRLRQPVVLGQIIVGILLGINLIEKTELVGQLAEIGVIFLMFIAGLETDVDELKASGKSSTAIAILGVVVPMGLVSGAAYLMGQSMPSSIILGLISIATSVSISVQTLKEIGFLRSKQGIAILGAAIIDDIIGIILLTLTIGMVRPNAESGVLSVILKIITFFIITFVLGYIIIKVVLKIHHKFNLRRVIVSYSLIFCVLLAYLSEDLGVAAVTGAYFAGVILSMTPYRHKISHDIQIVSDSFFTPIFFVSIGLGVELNELGYAITFSLILLGLGIIGKIFGCGFGARATGFSVKESLQVGIGMVPRAEVSIIIANLALSLNLIGDKEFSSAIVLVVATTLMTPSLLKWSFKGYELEKR; the protein is encoded by the coding sequence ATGGAACTAGCACCCAAGTTAGAGTATTTGTTGCATATTGGTATTATTTTATTAGGAGCGCAAATTGGGGGGATAATAAGTAGGCGGCTGAGGCAGCCTGTAGTTCTAGGGCAAATAATAGTGGGGATTTTATTGGGAATAAATCTCATAGAAAAAACAGAATTAGTTGGTCAATTAGCGGAAATTGGAGTTATATTTTTAATGTTCATAGCGGGTCTTGAAACGGATGTGGATGAATTAAAAGCATCAGGGAAATCTTCTACGGCCATAGCCATATTAGGAGTAGTTGTGCCTATGGGACTAGTAAGTGGAGCCGCATATCTAATGGGACAAAGTATGCCTAGTAGTATAATACTAGGACTTATATCTATTGCTACCAGTGTAAGTATATCTGTTCAGACCCTAAAAGAGATTGGTTTTTTAAGATCTAAACAGGGTATAGCCATATTAGGAGCAGCCATTATAGATGATATTATAGGAATCATACTTCTTACCTTAACAATAGGTATGGTAAGGCCAAATGCAGAAAGTGGAGTCTTAAGTGTAATACTAAAAATAATAACTTTCTTTATAATAACCTTTGTGCTGGGATATATAATAATAAAGGTTGTACTTAAGATCCATCATAAATTTAATTTAAGAAGAGTAATAGTATCATACTCCTTAATATTCTGTGTACTATTGGCTTATCTTTCAGAGGATTTAGGGGTAGCTGCTGTAACAGGAGCCTATTTTGCAGGAGTAATACTTTCTATGACCCCTTATAGGCATAAAATATCCCATGATATACAAATCGTATCTGATAGCTTCTTTACACCTATATTTTTTGTATCTATAGGATTAGGAGTAGAATTAAATGAACTGGGATATGCTATTACATTTAGTTTAATATTATTAGGGTTAGGAATAATAGGAAAAATATTTGGTTGTGGATTTGGAGCAAGAGCCACAGGTTTTTCTGTAAAAGAATCATTACAAGTGGGAATTGGCATGGTTCCAAGGGCAGAGGTATCCATAATCATAGCTAACTTAGCCCTTTCTTTAAACTTAATAGGAGATAAGGAGTTTTCTTCAGCTATTGTACTTGTAGTGGCTACAACCCTTATGACACCATCCCTATTAAAGTGGAGTTTTAAAGGATATGAGTTAGAGAAAAGGTAA
- the prfA gene encoding peptide chain release factor 1, whose product MFEKLDFIEDKYKDLSNKVADPEIIGDQKVWQKYIKELSDMEPIVNQYKEYKEVKDGIAEAKSILEESDDEEFRDMAKMELSDLEDRLPDIEANLKLLLIPKDPNDEKNVLVEIRAGAGGDEAGLFGSDLLRMYTRYAERQRWKVEMMSLSETGVGGIKEVVFMIKGKGAYSRLKFESGVHRVQRIPATESGGRIHTSTTTVAVLPEVNDVEIDVNMNDVRVDVFRSSGNGGQSVNTTDSAVRLTHIPTGIVVSCQDEKSQLKNKDKAFKILKARIYDRELAAQNAEIAQERKSQVGTGDRSERIRTYNFPQGRVTDHRINLTLYKLDQILDGVIDEIIDSLITTDQAEKLKSIE is encoded by the coding sequence ATGTTTGAAAAATTAGATTTTATTGAAGATAAGTATAAAGACCTTAGTAATAAAGTTGCAGACCCGGAAATTATAGGTGACCAAAAGGTATGGCAAAAATATATTAAAGAATTATCGGATATGGAACCTATAGTTAATCAGTACAAGGAATATAAGGAAGTTAAAGACGGAATTGCAGAGGCCAAATCTATCTTAGAAGAAAGTGATGATGAAGAATTCAGAGATATGGCTAAGATGGAATTAAGTGATCTTGAAGATAGACTTCCAGATATTGAAGCTAACTTGAAATTATTATTAATTCCTAAGGACCCTAATGATGAGAAAAACGTATTAGTGGAAATTAGAGCTGGTGCTGGTGGAGATGAAGCAGGATTATTTGGTTCTGATTTACTTAGAATGTACACAAGATATGCTGAAAGACAACGTTGGAAAGTTGAAATGATGAGTTTAAGTGAAACTGGAGTAGGTGGAATAAAGGAAGTTGTATTTATGATCAAGGGTAAGGGGGCTTACTCTAGACTTAAATTTGAAAGTGGAGTTCATAGAGTACAAAGAATCCCAGCTACTGAATCTGGTGGAAGAATCCATACATCTACCACAACTGTAGCCGTTTTACCTGAAGTAAACGATGTGGAAATAGATGTTAATATGAATGATGTACGTGTAGATGTATTCAGATCATCTGGAAATGGTGGTCAGTCCGTTAATACTACAGACTCAGCCGTAAGACTTACTCACATACCTACAGGTATAGTTGTATCTTGCCAGGATGAAAAATCTCAGCTTAAAAATAAGGATAAGGCATTTAAAATATTAAAGGCCAGAATCTACGATAGAGAATTAGCAGCACAAAATGCTGAGATAGCTCAAGAGAGAAAATCTCAAGTTGGTACGGGAGACAGAAGTGAGAGAATTAGAACTTACAACTTCCCACAAGGAAGAGTTACAGACCATAGAATTAACTTAACTCTTTACAAATTAGATCAAATACTAGATGGAGTAATAGACGAAATAATAGATTCATTAATTACTACAGACCAAGCAGAGAAATTAAAAAGCATAGAATAA
- the prmC gene encoding peptide chain release factor N(5)-glutamine methyltransferase: MVTIKEALELGFENLERVRTPLLDAEVLLCNIIKKDRLFLIINKNNILSEDEYSKYMESIEKRKSGIPLQYITNNQEFMGMDFYVETGVLVPRPDTEILVEAVIDWAKKNETKSILELGVGSGAVIISLGKFTNATELYGVDISDIPLKVAGKNAKNNLREKEIKFLKGDLFTPIDEDSMKKLDIIVSNPPYIPKKHIDDLQIEVSKYEPRLALDGGEDGLDFYRKIVRMSPNYLREEGLVAFEVGHDQGQLVADLFKNDGRYENIEKIKDLSGIERVVMATLIKK, from the coding sequence GTGGTAACAATAAAGGAAGCCTTGGAATTAGGATTTGAAAACTTAGAAAGAGTGAGAACACCTCTGTTAGATGCAGAGGTTCTCTTATGTAATATAATAAAAAAGGATAGATTATTTTTAATAATAAATAAGAATAATATATTAAGTGAAGATGAATACTCAAAATATATGGAATCTATAGAAAAAAGAAAGAGTGGAATACCTCTACAATATATAACTAATAACCAAGAGTTTATGGGAATGGATTTTTACGTGGAGACTGGAGTATTAGTTCCAAGACCTGATACGGAAATATTAGTAGAGGCAGTTATAGACTGGGCAAAGAAAAATGAAACTAAATCCATACTAGAATTAGGGGTAGGTAGTGGTGCCGTAATAATAAGTTTAGGAAAATTTACTAATGCTACAGAATTATATGGGGTAGATATAAGTGACATTCCATTAAAGGTGGCAGGTAAAAATGCTAAGAATAACTTGAGAGAAAAGGAAATAAAGTTCTTAAAGGGAGACTTATTTACTCCAATAGATGAAGATTCTATGAAAAAATTGGATATAATCGTATCAAACCCCCCTTATATACCTAAAAAGCACATAGATGACCTACAGATAGAAGTGTCCAAGTATGAGCCCCGTCTTGCATTAGATGGCGGAGAAGATGGTCTAGATTTTTATAGGAAAATAGTAAGGATGAGTCCAAACTATTTAAGAGAAGAAGGATTAGTAGCCTTTGAAGTAGGTCATGACCAGGGACAATTGGTGGCAGATTTGTTTAAAAATGACGGTAGGTATGAAAACATAGAAAAAATAAAGGATTTAAGCGGTATTGAAAGGGTAGTCATGGCTACCTTGATAAAAAAGTAA